A stretch of the Balearica regulorum gibbericeps isolate bBalReg1 chromosome 15, bBalReg1.pri, whole genome shotgun sequence genome encodes the following:
- the CEP20 gene encoding centrosomal protein 20 isoform X4: protein MATVAELKAVLKDTLEKRGVLGQIKARIRAEVFNALDDQSEPRPPLSHENLLINELIREYLEYNKYKYAASVLTAESGQPAVPLDRQFLAKELNIAEDANGKSV from the exons ATGGCGACGGTGGCGGAGCTGAAAGCAG TTTTAAAGGATACATTGGAAAAAAGAGGTGTTCTTGGACAAATAAAGGCAAGGATCAGAGCTGAAGTTTTTAATGCACTGGATGACCAAAGCGAACCACGGCCACCACTGTCTCATGAAAATCTCTTAATCAACGAACTAATTCGTGAATACCTGGAATATAACAAATATAAATACGCAGCATCTGTTTTAACTGCAG AATCTGGCCAGCCTGCAGTGCCCTTGGATAGACAGTTTCTTGCCAAAGAGCTGAACATAGCTGAAGACGCAAATGGAAAATCAGTGTAA
- the CEP20 gene encoding centrosomal protein 20 isoform X2: MATVAELKAVLKDTLEKRGVLGQIKARIRAEVFNALDDQSEPRPPLSHENLLINELIREYLEYNKYKYAASVLTAESGQPAVPLDRQFLAKELNIAEDANGKSVPLLYGILSHFLHGGKEGSTQNTFPKVSLLNYPKQNLGKPPSERSQKVSDRIPEPGRMAGTSIEEPLVLQSINR; encoded by the exons ATGGCGACGGTGGCGGAGCTGAAAGCAG TTTTAAAGGATACATTGGAAAAAAGAGGTGTTCTTGGACAAATAAAGGCAAGGATCAGAGCTGAAGTTTTTAATGCACTGGATGACCAAAGCGAACCACGGCCACCACTGTCTCATGAAAATCTCTTAATCAACGAACTAATTCGTGAATACCTGGAATATAACAAATATAAATACGCAGCATCTGTTTTAACTGCAG AATCTGGCCAGCCTGCAGTGCCCTTGGATAGACAGTTTCTTGCCAAAGAGCTGAACATAGCTGAAGACGCAAATGGAAAATCAGT ACCTCTCTTGTATGGAattctctctcatttcttaCATGGTGGTAAAGAAGGAAGTACCCAGAATACCTTTCCAAAAGTGTCTTTGCTGAATTATCCAAAGCAAAACTTGGGCAAACCACCTTCTGAGAGAAGTCAGAAAG tttcagATAGAATTCCAGAACCAGGAAGGATGGCTGGCACGAGCATCGAAGAGCCCCTTGTTTTACAAAGTATAAATAGATGA
- the CEP20 gene encoding centrosomal protein 20 isoform X1, producing MATVAELKAVLKDTLEKRGVLGQIKARIRAEVFNALDDQSEPRPPLSHENLLINELIREYLEYNKYKYAASVLTAESGQPAVPLDRQFLAKELNIAEDANGKSVRPLLYGILSHFLHGGKEGSTQNTFPKVSLLNYPKQNLGKPPSERSQKVSDRIPEPGRMAGTSIEEPLVLQSINR from the exons ATGGCGACGGTGGCGGAGCTGAAAGCAG TTTTAAAGGATACATTGGAAAAAAGAGGTGTTCTTGGACAAATAAAGGCAAGGATCAGAGCTGAAGTTTTTAATGCACTGGATGACCAAAGCGAACCACGGCCACCACTGTCTCATGAAAATCTCTTAATCAACGAACTAATTCGTGAATACCTGGAATATAACAAATATAAATACGCAGCATCTGTTTTAACTGCAG AATCTGGCCAGCCTGCAGTGCCCTTGGATAGACAGTTTCTTGCCAAAGAGCTGAACATAGCTGAAGACGCAAATGGAAAATCAGT CAGACCTCTCTTGTATGGAattctctctcatttcttaCATGGTGGTAAAGAAGGAAGTACCCAGAATACCTTTCCAAAAGTGTCTTTGCTGAATTATCCAAAGCAAAACTTGGGCAAACCACCTTCTGAGAGAAGTCAGAAAG tttcagATAGAATTCCAGAACCAGGAAGGATGGCTGGCACGAGCATCGAAGAGCCCCTTGTTTTACAAAGTATAAATAGATGA
- the CEP20 gene encoding centrosomal protein 20 isoform X3: MATVAELKAVLKDTLEKRGVLGQIKARIRAEVFNALDDQSEPRPPLSHENLLINELIREYLEYNKYKYAASVLTAESGQPAVPLDRQFLAKELNIAEDANGKSVFR, translated from the exons ATGGCGACGGTGGCGGAGCTGAAAGCAG TTTTAAAGGATACATTGGAAAAAAGAGGTGTTCTTGGACAAATAAAGGCAAGGATCAGAGCTGAAGTTTTTAATGCACTGGATGACCAAAGCGAACCACGGCCACCACTGTCTCATGAAAATCTCTTAATCAACGAACTAATTCGTGAATACCTGGAATATAACAAATATAAATACGCAGCATCTGTTTTAACTGCAG AATCTGGCCAGCCTGCAGTGCCCTTGGATAGACAGTTTCTTGCCAAAGAGCTGAACATAGCTGAAGACGCAAATGGAAAATCAGT tttcagATAG